In a genomic window of Gossypium arboreum isolate Shixiya-1 chromosome 7, ASM2569848v2, whole genome shotgun sequence:
- the LOC108454547 gene encoding uncharacterized protein LOC108454547 → MGCSFSGLNALYDAVNGGGDVWINDNRFRIVRQLGEGGFAYVYLVKEVISDASSASSVGLAKKVKDPSHLSDDGTYAMKKVLIQNNEQLELVREEIRVSSLFSHPNLLPLLDHAIIAIKPTQEGSWNHEAYLLFPVHLDGTLLDNSNAMKAKKEFFSTSDVLQIFRQLCAGLKHMHGLVPPYAHNDVKPGNVLLTRRKGQAPLAILMDFGSARPARKQIRSRSEALQLQEWASEHCSAPFRAPELWDCPSDADIDERTDIWSLGCTLYAIMYGVSPFEYALGESGGSLQLAIINAQIKWPAGPKPPYPEALHQFVTWMLQPQAAVRPQIDDIIIHVDKLISKFSQ, encoded by the exons atgGGGTGTTCATTTTCAGGGTTGAATGCTTTATACGACGCCGTAAATGGTGGAGGGGACGTTTGGATCAATGACAACAGGTTCAGGATCGTGAGGCAGTTGGGTGAAGGTGGGTTCGCTTATGTCTATTTGGTGAAGGAAGTCATATCCGACGCCTCTTCAGCTTCATCTGTTGGCTTAGCCAAAAAAGTCAAGGACCCTTCTCATCTTTCCG ATGATGGAACTTATGCAATGAAAAAAGTTCTCATTCAGAATAATGAGCAGTTGGAATTGGTTCGTGAGGAGATCCGTGTTTCATCCTTGTTTAGTCACCCTAATCTGCTTCCACTTCTTGATCATGCTATTATTGCCATTAAG CCTACACAAGAAGGATCATGGAATCATGAAGCATATTTGTTATTTCCTGTTCATTTGGATGGAACATTACTGGACAATTCCAATGCTATGAAAGCTAAAAAGGAATTCTTTTCTACCTCAGATGTTCTTCAAATATTTCGGCAG CTGTGTGCAGGGCTGAAACATATGCATGGTCTTGTTCCTCCATATGCACATAATGATGTCAAGCCAGGAAATGTTCTTTTAACCCGAAGAAAAGGGCAAGCACCACTTGCTATATTGATGGATTTCGGTAGTGCTCGTCCTGCAAGGAAACAAATCCGCTCTCGTTCTGAGGCACTCCAGCTTCAG GAATGGGCATCTGAGCATTGTTCAGCACCTTTCCGAGCTCCTGAGTTGTGGGATTGCCCAAGCGATGCTGATATTGATGAGAGAACTGATATTTGGTCGTTGGGATGCACTTTATATGCAATAAT GTATGGGGTATCTCCGTTTGAGTACGCACTTGGAGAATCCGGAGGAAGCCTACAATTGGCCATTATAAATGCACAGATCAAGTGGCCAGCTGGACCTAAACCACCATATCCGGAAGCTCTTCACCAGTTTGTGACATGGATGCTTCAGCCTCAGGCTGCTGTTCGCCCACAGATAGATGATATCATAATTCATGTAGACAAGTTGATCTCAAAGTTTTCACAGTGA
- the LOC108468635 gene encoding H/ACA ribonucleoprotein complex subunit 2-like protein translates to MGSDSEVEKTQQKEKERKKMLAIAPIAKPLAGKKLSKKTLKLVRKASEHKCLKRGVKEVVKSIRRGHKGLCVIAGNISPIDVITHVPILCEEAEIPYVYVSSKEDLATAGATKRPTCCVLVLTKPTKGELAIEEQEKMKADYSQIVSDVSELTSSLF, encoded by the exons atggGAAGCGATAGCGAAGTAGAGAAGACGCAGCAGAAGGAGAAGGAGAGGAAGAAGATGTTAGCTATAGCTCCTATCGCAAAGCCCCTTGCTGGCAAAAAGCTCTCCAAGAAAACCCTTAAGCTCGTCCGAAAAG CATCTGAGCACAAATGCTTGAAGAGAGGAGTAAAGGAAGTGGTTAAAAGTATTCGGCGTGGTCATAAAgg ATTATGTGTTATAGCTGGAAACATATCTCCTATTGATGTCATAACTCATGTTCCGATCCTATGTGAAGAGGCTGAAATTCCATATGTCTATGTTTCTTCAAAAGAA GATCTTGCAACAGCAGGAGCTACTAAGAGACCAACATGCTGTGTTTTGGTGCTAACCAAGCCCACCAAAGGTGAACTCGCCATCGAGGAACAAGAAAAGATGAAAGCCGATTATAGCCAGATAGTATCGGATGTATCTGAGCTTACATCATCCCTTTTCTAA
- the LOC108465858 gene encoding agmatine deiminase isoform X1, with translation MEMKPPPFSLGYHMPAEWEPHLQCWMGWPERPDNWRDNAKHAQRVFARVANTISKFEPVTVCASAAQWENARTLLPPNVRVLEMSMNDAWFRDTGPTFVVKKGSVISDNYKHRVAGIDWNFNSWGVVIFVGIDDGCYEDWSLDLLVARKILGNERLPRIPHTMILEGGSIHVDGEGTCLTTEECLLNKNRNPNMTKEEIENELKAYLGVEKVIWLPRGLYGDDDTNGHIDNLCCFAKPGVVVLSWIDDEKDPQYERSMEAFTVLSNEKDARGRKLEIVKLHVPGPLYMTDEEADGLVQDGDAKARLPGTRLAASYVNFYIANGAIILPQFGDQKRDDEAVSVLSQTFPDYEVVGIEGAREIVLGGGNIHCITQQHPAI, from the exons ATGGAGATGAAACCGCCGCCGTTTTCTCTTGGTTACCACATGCCTGCTGAATGGGAACCCCATTTACAGTGCTGGATGGGCTGGCCT GAACGTCCTGATAATTGGCGAGACAATGCGAAACACGCCCAACGTGTGTTTGCTAGGGTTGCGAATACAATCTCAAAGTTCGAACCTGTGACCGTCTGTGCAAGTGCTGCTCAG TGGGAGAATGCGCGAACTCTGTTACCGCCAAATGTCAGGGTTCTTGAAATGAGCATGAACGATGCTTGGTTTCGTGATACTGGACCAACT TTTGTTGTAAAGAAAGGATCAGTGATTTCTGATAACTACAAGCACAGAGTTGCCGGGATAGATTGGAATTTTAATAGCTGGGGAG TTGTGATCTTTGTAGGGATTGATGATGGTTGTTATGAAGATTGGAGTCTTGACCTTCTTGTGGCACGGAAG ATATTGGGAAATGAGAGGCTTCCTAGAATTCCTCATACGATGATTCTTGAAGGTGGAAGTATACATGTAGATGGAGAAG GAACTTGCCTCACTACCGAAGAGTGCCTTTTGAACAAAAACAGGAACCCAAATATGACTAAAGAAGAAATAGAAAATGAACTTAAGGCATATCTTGGTGTTGAGAAGGTTATCTGGTTGCCTCGTGGATTATATG GTGATGATGATACGAATGGTCATATTGATAATTTGTGTTGCTTTGCAAAGCCTGGTGTTGTTGTGTTGTCTTGGATTGATGATGAAAAGGACCCTCAATATGAACGTTCCATGGAAGCATTCACTGTTCTCTCGAATGAAAAAGATGCCCGTGGTCGGAAATTAGAAATAGTCAAACTCCATGTCCCTGGGCCGCTTTATATGACAGATGAAGAAGCTGATGGACTTGTTCAA GATGGTGACGCTAAAGCAAGACTTCCTGGTACACGACTTGCTGCTTCTTATGTAAACTTCTATATTGCCAATGGAGCGATCATCTTGCCACAATTCGGGGACCAAAAGCGAGATGACGAAGCTGTTTCTGTCCTTTCTCAAACCTTTCCGGACTATGAA GTTGTAGGAATTGAGGGTGCTCGAGAAATTGTTTTGGGAGGTGGAAATATACATTGCATTACTCAACAACACCCTGCTATCtga
- the LOC108465858 gene encoding agmatine deiminase isoform X2: MEMKPPPFSLGYHMPAEWEPHLQCWMGWPERPDNWRDNAKHAQRVFARVANTISKFEPVTVCASAAQWENARTLLPPNVRVLEMSMNDAWFRDTGPTFVVKKGSVISDNYKHRVAGIDWNFNSWGGIDDGCYEDWSLDLLVARKILGNERLPRIPHTMILEGGSIHVDGEGTCLTTEECLLNKNRNPNMTKEEIENELKAYLGVEKVIWLPRGLYGDDDTNGHIDNLCCFAKPGVVVLSWIDDEKDPQYERSMEAFTVLSNEKDARGRKLEIVKLHVPGPLYMTDEEADGLVQDGDAKARLPGTRLAASYVNFYIANGAIILPQFGDQKRDDEAVSVLSQTFPDYEVVGIEGAREIVLGGGNIHCITQQHPAI, from the exons ATGGAGATGAAACCGCCGCCGTTTTCTCTTGGTTACCACATGCCTGCTGAATGGGAACCCCATTTACAGTGCTGGATGGGCTGGCCT GAACGTCCTGATAATTGGCGAGACAATGCGAAACACGCCCAACGTGTGTTTGCTAGGGTTGCGAATACAATCTCAAAGTTCGAACCTGTGACCGTCTGTGCAAGTGCTGCTCAG TGGGAGAATGCGCGAACTCTGTTACCGCCAAATGTCAGGGTTCTTGAAATGAGCATGAACGATGCTTGGTTTCGTGATACTGGACCAACT TTTGTTGTAAAGAAAGGATCAGTGATTTCTGATAACTACAAGCACAGAGTTGCCGGGATAGATTGGAATTTTAATAGCTGGGGAG GGATTGATGATGGTTGTTATGAAGATTGGAGTCTTGACCTTCTTGTGGCACGGAAG ATATTGGGAAATGAGAGGCTTCCTAGAATTCCTCATACGATGATTCTTGAAGGTGGAAGTATACATGTAGATGGAGAAG GAACTTGCCTCACTACCGAAGAGTGCCTTTTGAACAAAAACAGGAACCCAAATATGACTAAAGAAGAAATAGAAAATGAACTTAAGGCATATCTTGGTGTTGAGAAGGTTATCTGGTTGCCTCGTGGATTATATG GTGATGATGATACGAATGGTCATATTGATAATTTGTGTTGCTTTGCAAAGCCTGGTGTTGTTGTGTTGTCTTGGATTGATGATGAAAAGGACCCTCAATATGAACGTTCCATGGAAGCATTCACTGTTCTCTCGAATGAAAAAGATGCCCGTGGTCGGAAATTAGAAATAGTCAAACTCCATGTCCCTGGGCCGCTTTATATGACAGATGAAGAAGCTGATGGACTTGTTCAA GATGGTGACGCTAAAGCAAGACTTCCTGGTACACGACTTGCTGCTTCTTATGTAAACTTCTATATTGCCAATGGAGCGATCATCTTGCCACAATTCGGGGACCAAAAGCGAGATGACGAAGCTGTTTCTGTCCTTTCTCAAACCTTTCCGGACTATGAA GTTGTAGGAATTGAGGGTGCTCGAGAAATTGTTTTGGGAGGTGGAAATATACATTGCATTACTCAACAACACCCTGCTATCtga